From Nitratidesulfovibrio sp.:
GCGTGTGGTACCCTCCATCCTTCCCATACCCGGAACGTCATCCAATGATAAGTGTTTATTCCGTCAGCCTTGGCTGCCCCAAGAACCGCGTGGACACCGAACGCCTGCTGGGCGCGCTGGGCACCCCCGTGCATCCCGTGGCCAGCATGGCCGAGGCCGACGTGGTGCTCGTGAATACCTGCGGCTTCATCCTTCCCGCCGTGGAAGAATCGGTGCGCACCGTGGTGGAGGCCGTGGACGAGATTTCCGGCCTGGCCCGGCGGCCCCTGCTGGCCGTGGCCGGGTGCCTGGTGGGCCGCTACGGCGAGCGCGATCTGGCCGCCGAACTGCCGGAGGTGGACCTGTGGCTGCCCAACCAGTCCATCGAGACATGGCCGGACCTGCTGGCACGGGCCGTGGGGGGCAGGATGACAGGGGTGACCGGCGCTGGCACCGTGGCGCCCGGCTACGCGGGGGGCACGCGGCTTCTGTCCACCGGGCCGTCGTACGCCTGGCTGAAGATCAGCGACGGGTGCCGCCACAACTGTTCGTTCTGCACCATCCCTTCCATTCGCGGCGCGCACCGCTCCACCCCGGCGGCGGAACTGGAACGCGAGGCGCGGCAACTGCTGGGCATGGGCGTGCGCGAACTGATCCTGGTGGCCCAGGACGTCACCGCCTGGGGCGGCGATCTGGATGGCGCAAGCGGCAAGGGCGACCTGCGCCCCCTGCTGGACCGGCTGCTGCCGCTGGCGGGGCTGGACCGGCTGCGCCTGATGTACCTGTACCCCGCCGGACTCACCGACGACCTGCTGTCCTACCTCGCGGCGGCGGGCGCGCCTTTCGTTCCCTATTTCGACGTGCCCCTGCAGCACGCCCACCCCGACGTGCTGGGCCGCATGGGGCGCCCATTCGCCCGCAACCCCCGCGTGGTGGTGGAACGCATCCGCAAGCACTTTCCGGACGCGGCCCTGCGCACGTCCATCATCGTGGGCTTTCCCGGCGAGACGGAAGAACACTACGCCGCGCTCACCGACTTCGTGGTGGAGACGCGCTTTCATCACCTTGGCGTGTTCGCCTACCGGGCGGAAGAAGGCACCCCCGCCGCCGCCATGCCCGACCAGGTGGACGACAAGGTGAAGGAATGGCGGCGCGATGCGCTGATGGAAGTGCAGGCCGAAATCAGCGAGGAGATCATGGAATCCTACGTGGGACAGCGATTGCCCGTGCTGGTGGACGCCCCCCACGACGAATGGCCCGGCCTGCACACCGGCCGCACCTGGTTCCAGGCCCCGGAGATAGACGGGGTGACCTACGTGAGCGGGGCAGGGGTGGTGCCCGGCGCGCTGGTGGAGGCGGACATGGTGGAAGCCCGGACCTACGATCTGGTGGCCCTGGCCGAGCCGGAAGACTAGGTGCGGTTTCCGGAACGCCCCTTTGTCCCTTGCCTTGCGCTATTCTCCCTTGGCTTCCGGCCCGAAGGGCGCGGGCGCGGTACGCGGGCGTCCGGTGGTACGCGGGTGCCTTTCCCCGGCGGGGGCGTGTCCGTATGCTGGCGACGCATGCGCATCGCAGCCGTGATGCAGACACCCTTTCACGCTTCGGGGAGTGGACATGACCTATTCGCATGAACGGGCGCTGGAACTGCTGCGCGCCGGGTCCGGGCTGGCCGGGGCGGAATTCCGGGACGGGCAGGAAGACGCCATCCGGCACGTGGTGGAAGGCCGGGGGCGCCTGCTGGTGGTGCAAAAGACGGGCTGGGGCAAGAGCTTCGTCTATTTCATTGCCACACGCATGCTGCGCGACGCCGGTCAGGGGCCCGCGCTGCTGGTGTCGCCCCTGCTGGCGCTGATGCGCAACCAGATCGCCGCCGCCGAACGCATGGGCGTGCGGGCCGCCACCATCAACTCGGACAACCGGGACGACTGGGCGGACGTGGAGGCGCGGCTTGCCCGGGACGAGGTGGACATCCTGCTCATCTCGCCGGAGCGGCTGGGCAACGACTGGTTCCAGGCGCAGGTGCTGGGCCCGGTGGCGGATCGGGTGTCGCTGCTGGTGGTGGACGAGGCGCACTGCATTTCCGATTGGGGGCACGACTTTCGGCCACACTACCGGCTGCTGGGGCGCATGGCCGCCAACCTGCCCCCCACCGTGCGCCTGCTGGCAACCACGGCCACCGCCAACGACCGGGTCATGGCCGACCTGGCCACCGTGCTGGGGCCCAGGCTTGCGGTATCCAGGGGCAACCTGAACCGCAACTCGCTGACGCTGCAAACCATCCGCCTGCCGGACCGGGCCGGGCGCCTGGCCTGGCTGGCCGAGCGGCTTGACGAACTGGACGGGCACGGCATCATCTACACCCTGACGGTGCGCGATGCCGGGCTGGTGGCGGCATGGCTGCAACAGCGCGGGTTCAACGTGGCGGCCTACACGGGCGAAACCGGCGAGGACCGGGAACGCCTGGAGCAGGAACTGCTGCACAACCGGGTCAAGGCCCTGGTGGCCACCACGGCGCTGGGCATGGGCTACGACAAGCCGGACCTTGCCTTCGTCATACATTTCCAGACGCCGGGGTCGGTCGTGGCGTACTACCAGCAGGTGGGCCGCGCCGGACGCGCCCTGCCCGCCGCCTACGGCGTGCTGCTGAGCGGGCCGGAAGAAGACGACATCAACGACTGGTTCATCCGCAGCGCCTTTCCCACCCGCGCCGAGGTGCAACAGATTCTGGATGCCCTGGAAGGCGCGCCGGACGGGCTTTCGACCCCGGAACTGATGATCCGCGTGAACATGGGCAAGGGCCGCATCGACAAGGGCATCACCCTGCTGTCGCTGGAATCGCCCGCGCCCATCGCCAGGCAAGGCACCAGGTGGCAATTGACGGCGGCGCCGCTGTCCGAGGCGTTCTGGCAGCGGGCGGAACGCCTGACGGCGCTGCGCCATGCGGAAAACGCGCAGATGCAGGAATACGTGGACCTGCCCTTCGGGGGGCACATGCAGCATCTGGTGCGGGCGTTGGACGGGGACGTGGCGGACATCACGCCCCCCACGCTGCCGCCCCTGCCGGAAGCCGCAGACCCCGCGCTGGTGCACGAGGCCATGGCGTTCCTGCGCCGGGGCAACATGCCCATCGAACCCCGGTTGCAGTGGCCCGTGGGCGGCATGCCGCATTGCGATGTCCGGGGCAGGATTCCCGCCGCCGAGCGGGCGATGCAGGGCATGGCCCTGAGCGCGTGGTGCGATGCAGGCTGGGGAACCACGGTGCGGCAGGGAAAGCACCGGGACGGGCGCTTTGCCGATGAACTGGTGGACGCCTGCGCCGCCATGGTACAGGGATGGGATCCCCAGCCCGCGCCGCAATGGGTGACCTGCATCCCTTCGCTGCGCCACCCGGACCTGGTGCCGGACTTCGCGCGCCGTCTGGCAGCACGGCTGGGCTTGCCGTTTGTTCCGGCATTGGAGAAGACGGAAGACAGGCCGGAGCAGGCAACCATGGGCAACAGCGTGCAGCAGGCGCGCAACGTGGACGGTTCGCTGGGCCTTGCCGATGTTCCCCTGCCCGCCGGCCCCGTGCTGCTGGTGGACGACATGGTGGATTCGCGGTGGACGCTGACCGTGGCCGCCTGGCTGCTGCGCCGGGGCGGCAGCGGAGAGGTGTGGCCGGTCGCGCTTTCCCGGACAGGTCAGGGATAGATGAACGACACCCTTTCGCTGAATACCAGGGCCATCCTGCTGCTGACGGCCCCACTGCTGGTGGGGTCGGGTTCCATGGGCTACGGCGGCCCGGCCGCGGAAGTGCTGCACCTTGGCGAGTACAAGCGCCTTGCCCGTCGCCTGCGCGAGCTTTCCCGCCAGCCCGCCGACCTGCTGGCGGCGGACGGGGAGGCGCTGTGCGCGGACTGCGCCGACATCGTCGAGCCGGAGCGCCTGCGGCGGCTGCTGGGACGCGGCTTTCTGCTGGGGCAGGCGGTGCAACGCTGGCAGGCCAGGTCCATCCGGGTGGTCAGTCGTGCCGACGCCGCATATCCCGCCCGCCTGAAGGGCCGGTTGAAGGAAAACAGCCCCCCGGTCCTGTATGCCTGCGGCAACCTGTCGCTGCTCGAACGGGAAGGGCTGGCCGTGGTCGGCTCGCGCAATGCGGACGATGCCCTGCTGGACTACGCGGCGGGTGTGGGCGGTCTGGCCGCCGCAGCAGGGGTGGTGCTGGTATCCGGCGGCGCGCGGGGCATCGACGAGGCGGCCACCGGCGGAGCACTGGCAGCGGGCGGCACGGCGGTGAGCGTGCTGGCCGAAGGGCTGGAGCCGCGCGCCCTGCGCCGTGAAAATCGCAACGCCATAGCGGAAGGTCGCCTGCTGCTGCTTTCGCCGTATGACCCCAACGCGGCCTTCAACGCGGGCAACGCCATGCAGCGCAACAAACTCATTCATGCGCTGTCGAACGCGGCACTGGTGGTCTGCTGCGATGCGGGCAGGGGCGGCACCTGGGCCGGAGCGCAGGAGCAGTTGGACACGCTGCGGCTGGTGCCGGTCTACGTGCGCGCCACAGGCACGCGCCGTGACGGGCTGGAGGCGTTGAGCGCCAAGGGGGCGCACCCCTGGCCGGAACCCGCCGACCCTGCCGCGCTGACGGCACTGCTGCGCCACCCCGTTGCCGCGCCGCCCAGGGTGCAGGCGCTGTCGCTGCTGGATGCCGCCGCGACGACGCCCCCGGAACCCACCACCGAATAAGGCGTACCAGCGGGCACGGGGCGCCCCGACGAAGCGACAGGTCTGTCCGGGGCGTAACGGGCTGAGCCCCAGCCATCCGTCCAACCGTGCGGGGAGCCGTTCGCGCAGCCGCCCTCCCGGCAACGGGACGGGCTTGCGGCAGTGCCGCTGCCCCCGGTCGATGAACTTCCGGTACTGGTCCACCGGGTGCGGCCGCAGTTGTTGCACACCCC
This genomic window contains:
- the rimO gene encoding 30S ribosomal protein S12 methylthiotransferase RimO, whose protein sequence is MISVYSVSLGCPKNRVDTERLLGALGTPVHPVASMAEADVVLVNTCGFILPAVEESVRTVVEAVDEISGLARRPLLAVAGCLVGRYGERDLAAELPEVDLWLPNQSIETWPDLLARAVGGRMTGVTGAGTVAPGYAGGTRLLSTGPSYAWLKISDGCRHNCSFCTIPSIRGAHRSTPAAELEREARQLLGMGVRELILVAQDVTAWGGDLDGASGKGDLRPLLDRLLPLAGLDRLRLMYLYPAGLTDDLLSYLAAAGAPFVPYFDVPLQHAHPDVLGRMGRPFARNPRVVVERIRKHFPDAALRTSIIVGFPGETEEHYAALTDFVVETRFHHLGVFAYRAEEGTPAAAMPDQVDDKVKEWRRDALMEVQAEISEEIMESYVGQRLPVLVDAPHDEWPGLHTGRTWFQAPEIDGVTYVSGAGVVPGALVEADMVEARTYDLVALAEPED
- a CDS encoding DEAD/DEAH box helicase, which codes for MTYSHERALELLRAGSGLAGAEFRDGQEDAIRHVVEGRGRLLVVQKTGWGKSFVYFIATRMLRDAGQGPALLVSPLLALMRNQIAAAERMGVRAATINSDNRDDWADVEARLARDEVDILLISPERLGNDWFQAQVLGPVADRVSLLVVDEAHCISDWGHDFRPHYRLLGRMAANLPPTVRLLATTATANDRVMADLATVLGPRLAVSRGNLNRNSLTLQTIRLPDRAGRLAWLAERLDELDGHGIIYTLTVRDAGLVAAWLQQRGFNVAAYTGETGEDRERLEQELLHNRVKALVATTALGMGYDKPDLAFVIHFQTPGSVVAYYQQVGRAGRALPAAYGVLLSGPEEDDINDWFIRSAFPTRAEVQQILDALEGAPDGLSTPELMIRVNMGKGRIDKGITLLSLESPAPIARQGTRWQLTAAPLSEAFWQRAERLTALRHAENAQMQEYVDLPFGGHMQHLVRALDGDVADITPPTLPPLPEAADPALVHEAMAFLRRGNMPIEPRLQWPVGGMPHCDVRGRIPAAERAMQGMALSAWCDAGWGTTVRQGKHRDGRFADELVDACAAMVQGWDPQPAPQWVTCIPSLRHPDLVPDFARRLAARLGLPFVPALEKTEDRPEQATMGNSVQQARNVDGSLGLADVPLPAGPVLLVDDMVDSRWTLTVAAWLLRRGGSGEVWPVALSRTGQG
- a CDS encoding DNA-processing protein DprA; the protein is MNDTLSLNTRAILLLTAPLLVGSGSMGYGGPAAEVLHLGEYKRLARRLRELSRQPADLLAADGEALCADCADIVEPERLRRLLGRGFLLGQAVQRWQARSIRVVSRADAAYPARLKGRLKENSPPVLYACGNLSLLEREGLAVVGSRNADDALLDYAAGVGGLAAAAGVVLVSGGARGIDEAATGGALAAGGTAVSVLAEGLEPRALRRENRNAIAEGRLLLLSPYDPNAAFNAGNAMQRNKLIHALSNAALVVCCDAGRGGTWAGAQEQLDTLRLVPVYVRATGTRRDGLEALSAKGAHPWPEPADPAALTALLRHPVAAPPRVQALSLLDAAATTPPEPTTE